The following are encoded together in the Streptomyces rapamycinicus NRRL 5491 genome:
- the fdh gene encoding formate dehydrogenase, whose amino-acid sequence MGVRTWIQDWPVYRQLTGSDPLGRGAATTSAATRELRPRTVTADKVVKSVCPYCAVGCAQNVYVKDDRVVQIEGDPDSPVSRGRLCPKGSASLQLTTGESRRHEVLYRRPYGTDWERLDLDTAMDMVVERVIRTRREGWQWERDGAGVNRTMGIASLGGATLDNEENYLIKKLLTGLGVIQVENQARVCHSSTVAGLGTSFGRGGATTFLQDLQNADCIVIEGSNFAEAHPVGFQWVMEAKARGAKVIHVDPRFSRTSALADLYVPIRAGTDIAFLGGIINHVLTGGHDFRDYVLEYTNAASIVGEEFEDTEDLAGIFSGLDPETGHYDISTWAYEGAEVQAPQGAPDELYEDRTRRGASLSTAAFSESHGSGGAPTSADVPTDRTLRHPRCVYQVLKRHFSRYTPEMVEETCGIPQDTFLEVCRALVENSGPDRTSEFVYAVGWTQHTVGAQYIRTASILQLLLGNIGRPGGGIQALRGHASIQGSSDIPTLFNVLPGYIPMPHAHAHEDLDTFVEAVKTEKGFWGEMRSYVVSLLKAYFGDAAHADNDYCFGHLPRLTGSHSTYHTVKEMLDGVCKGYFLMGENPAVGSANTKMQRLAMANLDWLVVRDFSLIESATWWKDGPEIETGELRTEDIATEVFFFPAAAHTEKSGSFTNTNRMLQWHFAAKEPDGEARSDLWFMYHLGRRIKERLKESTDPMDRAVQDLAWSYPTEGPLDEPSAEAVLAEINGHDAHGEPLSAYTQLKDDGSTSCGCWIYCGVYADGVNQAARRKPHTEQDWIAAEWAWAWPANRRILYNRASADPHGKPWSERKALVWWDEERERWTGHDIPDFIPDRAPSYRPPQDARGPDALSGVDPFIMQADGKGWLYAPAGLVDGPMPTHYEPQDSPVRNPVHPEQQRNPVREVISDEHNAFHPSGGEPGSEVFPYMITTYRLTEHFTAGGMSRWTPYLAELQPEFFCEVSPELAGERRLEHTGWATLISARGVIEARVMVTERMSPIRAGGRTVHQIGLPYHWGPNGYTRGDAANELSAIALDPNVHIQEVKALSADIRPGRRPRGPELTALLEEYRRRAGITVRTGTEVRG is encoded by the coding sequence ATGGGCGTACGTACATGGATCCAGGATTGGCCTGTCTACCGCCAGCTGACCGGAAGCGACCCGCTCGGCCGCGGCGCCGCCACCACCTCGGCCGCCACCCGTGAGCTGCGCCCCCGCACCGTCACGGCCGACAAGGTGGTCAAGTCGGTGTGCCCCTACTGCGCGGTGGGGTGCGCCCAGAACGTCTATGTGAAGGACGACCGGGTGGTGCAGATCGAGGGCGACCCCGACTCACCGGTCAGCCGCGGCCGGCTGTGCCCCAAGGGCTCGGCGTCCCTCCAGCTGACCACCGGCGAGTCCCGGCGCCACGAGGTGCTCTACCGCCGCCCGTACGGCACCGATTGGGAGCGGCTGGACCTGGACACCGCGATGGACATGGTCGTCGAGCGGGTGATCCGTACCCGTCGCGAGGGCTGGCAGTGGGAACGGGACGGGGCCGGCGTCAACCGCACCATGGGGATCGCCAGCCTCGGCGGCGCCACTCTGGACAACGAGGAGAACTACCTCATCAAGAAGTTGCTGACCGGGCTCGGGGTGATCCAGGTGGAGAACCAGGCCCGGGTCTGCCACTCCTCGACCGTGGCCGGGCTCGGCACCTCCTTCGGCCGCGGTGGCGCCACCACCTTTCTGCAGGATCTGCAGAACGCGGACTGCATCGTGATCGAGGGCTCCAACTTCGCCGAGGCCCATCCCGTGGGCTTCCAGTGGGTGATGGAGGCCAAGGCGCGCGGCGCGAAGGTCATCCATGTCGATCCGCGCTTCAGCCGCACCAGCGCGCTGGCCGATCTGTACGTACCGATCCGGGCCGGCACCGACATCGCCTTCCTCGGCGGCATCATCAACCACGTCCTCACCGGCGGCCACGACTTCCGCGACTACGTCCTGGAGTACACCAACGCGGCCAGCATCGTCGGCGAGGAGTTCGAGGACACCGAGGACCTGGCCGGGATCTTCTCCGGTCTCGACCCGGAGACCGGCCACTACGACATCTCCACCTGGGCGTACGAGGGCGCCGAGGTCCAGGCCCCGCAGGGCGCGCCCGACGAGCTGTACGAGGACCGCACCCGGCGTGGCGCGTCCCTGTCGACCGCCGCCTTCTCCGAATCCCACGGCTCCGGCGGCGCGCCCACCTCCGCCGATGTCCCCACCGACCGGACCCTGCGACATCCGCGCTGCGTCTATCAGGTCCTCAAGCGCCACTTCTCCCGCTACACACCCGAGATGGTCGAGGAGACCTGCGGAATCCCCCAGGACACCTTCCTGGAGGTGTGCCGCGCGCTGGTGGAGAACTCCGGCCCGGACCGCACCTCGGAGTTCGTGTACGCCGTCGGCTGGACCCAGCACACCGTGGGCGCCCAGTACATCCGCACCGCCAGCATCCTCCAGTTGCTGCTCGGCAACATCGGCCGTCCCGGCGGCGGCATCCAGGCGCTGCGCGGCCACGCCAGCATCCAGGGCTCCAGCGACATCCCCACCCTGTTCAACGTGCTCCCCGGCTACATCCCGATGCCGCACGCCCACGCCCACGAGGATCTGGACACCTTCGTCGAGGCCGTGAAGACCGAGAAGGGCTTCTGGGGCGAGATGCGCTCCTACGTCGTCAGCCTGCTCAAGGCGTACTTCGGCGACGCCGCACACGCCGACAACGACTACTGCTTCGGCCATCTGCCCCGGCTGACCGGCTCCCACAGCACCTACCACACCGTGAAGGAGATGCTGGACGGAGTCTGCAAGGGCTACTTCCTGATGGGCGAGAACCCCGCCGTGGGCTCGGCCAACACCAAGATGCAGCGCCTGGCCATGGCCAACCTGGACTGGCTCGTCGTCCGGGACTTCTCCCTCATCGAGTCCGCCACCTGGTGGAAGGACGGCCCGGAGATCGAGACCGGCGAGCTGCGCACCGAGGACATCGCCACCGAGGTGTTCTTCTTCCCCGCCGCCGCCCACACCGAGAAGTCCGGCTCCTTCACCAACACCAACCGGATGCTGCAGTGGCATTTCGCCGCCAAGGAGCCGGACGGCGAGGCGCGCAGCGATCTGTGGTTCATGTACCACCTGGGGCGGCGGATCAAGGAGCGGCTGAAGGAGTCCACCGACCCGATGGACCGGGCCGTCCAGGATCTGGCCTGGTCCTACCCCACCGAGGGTCCGCTGGACGAGCCCAGCGCCGAGGCGGTCCTGGCCGAGATCAACGGCCATGACGCGCACGGCGAGCCGCTCAGCGCGTACACCCAGCTGAAGGACGACGGCTCCACCTCCTGCGGCTGCTGGATCTACTGCGGGGTGTACGCCGACGGCGTCAACCAGGCCGCCCGCCGCAAACCGCACACCGAACAGGACTGGATCGCCGCCGAATGGGCCTGGGCCTGGCCCGCCAACCGCCGCATCCTCTACAACCGCGCCTCGGCCGACCCCCACGGCAAGCCGTGGAGCGAGCGCAAGGCCCTGGTGTGGTGGGACGAGGAGCGGGAGCGGTGGACCGGCCATGACATCCCGGACTTCATCCCCGACCGGGCGCCGTCCTACCGGCCGCCCCAGGACGCCCGGGGCCCGGACGCGCTCAGCGGAGTGGATCCGTTCATCATGCAGGCCGACGGCAAGGGGTGGCTGTACGCCCCGGCCGGGCTGGTGGACGGCCCGATGCCGACGCACTACGAGCCGCAGGACTCGCCAGTGCGCAATCCCGTCCACCCGGAGCAGCAGCGCAACCCGGTCCGCGAGGTGATCTCCGATGAGCACAACGCCTTCCACCCCAGCGGGGGCGAACCGGGCAGCGAGGTGTTCCCGTACATGATCACCACCTATCGGCTCACCGAGCACTTCACGGCGGGCGGGATGAGCCGCTGGACGCCGTATCTGGCCGAGCTGCAGCCGGAGTTCTTCTGCGAGGTCTCCCCCGAGCTGGCCGGTGAGCGGCGTCTGGAGCACACCGGCTGGGCGACGCTGATCAGCGCGCGGGGAGTGATCGAGGCCCGGGTGATGGTCACCGAGCGGATGTCCCCGATCAGGGCCGGGGGCCGCACGGTGCATCAGATCGGGCTGCCGTACCACTGGGGTCCCAATGGCTACACCCGCGGGGACGCCGCCAATGAACTGTCCGCCATCGCCCTCGACCCGAATGTCCACATCCAGGAGGTGAAGGCGCTGAGCGCCGACATCCGTCCCGGCCGCCGCCCCCGCGGCCCGGAGCTGACGGCCCTGCTCGAAGAGTACCGGCGGCGCGCCGGCATCACGGTGCGGACCGGAACGGAGGTGCGGGGATGA
- a CDS encoding 4Fe-4S dicluster domain-containing protein: MTDTSNTSNRSSLIGRNLLAGAEPDVAGDAGHEDHPPRVGFFTDTSVCIGCKACEVACKEWNAVPEDGLDFTGMSFDNTQGLSASTWRHVAFIEQNKPLGRAETGVDHSGVDVLALAARGSGTPVEEAAITPTSPASPSDGGQHGLRWLMSSDVCKHCTHAACLDVCPTGALFRTEFGTVVVQDDVCNGCGYCVPACPYGVIDVRPEDGGAHKCTLCYDRLGAGQEPACAKACPTDSIQFGPLDELRERAAARVEELHRVGVEDARLYGHDPEDGVGGDGAFFLLLDEPEVYGLPPDPVVTTRDLPSMWRHAGAAALTLLGGVAAVFAAQAGASGRRTGRRR, translated from the coding sequence ATGACCGACACCTCGAACACCTCGAACCGCTCATCGCTGATCGGCCGCAATCTGCTCGCCGGAGCCGAACCGGACGTCGCCGGGGACGCCGGGCACGAGGACCATCCGCCCCGCGTCGGCTTCTTCACCGACACCTCGGTGTGCATCGGCTGCAAGGCGTGCGAGGTGGCGTGCAAGGAGTGGAACGCCGTCCCGGAGGACGGGCTGGACTTCACCGGCATGTCCTTCGACAACACCCAGGGCCTCTCCGCCTCCACCTGGCGCCATGTGGCCTTCATCGAGCAGAACAAGCCGCTGGGCCGGGCCGAGACGGGCGTCGACCACAGCGGTGTCGATGTGCTGGCCCTCGCGGCGCGGGGCTCCGGGACCCCGGTCGAGGAGGCGGCGATCACCCCCACCTCCCCGGCGTCCCCGTCCGACGGCGGGCAGCACGGGCTGCGGTGGCTGATGTCCTCGGACGTGTGCAAGCACTGCACCCACGCCGCGTGCCTGGACGTGTGTCCGACCGGTGCGCTGTTCCGCACCGAGTTCGGGACCGTGGTGGTCCAGGACGACGTCTGCAACGGCTGCGGCTACTGCGTGCCCGCCTGCCCGTACGGGGTCATCGACGTACGGCCCGAGGACGGCGGGGCCCACAAGTGCACCCTGTGCTACGACCGGCTGGGCGCCGGCCAGGAGCCCGCGTGCGCCAAGGCGTGCCCCACCGACTCCATCCAGTTCGGCCCCCTGGACGAGCTGCGCGAGCGCGCCGCCGCCCGGGTCGAGGAGCTGCACCGGGTGGGGGTCGAGGACGCGCGGCTGTACGGACACGACCCGGAGGACGGTGTCGGCGGCGACGGCGCCTTCTTCCTGCTGCTGGACGAGCCGGAGGTGTACGGGCTGCCGCCGGACCCGGTCGTCACCACCCGCGATCTGCCCTCGATGTGGCGGCACGCGGGTGCCGCGGCCCTGACCCTGCTCGGCGGCGTGGCCGCCGTGTTCGCGGCCCAGGCCGGCGCGAGCGGGCGCCGTACCGGAAGGAGGCGCTGA
- the nrfD gene encoding NrfD/PsrC family molybdoenzyme membrane anchor subunit — MSESDVTRDGIRGARPGRDAQVGKGTGDGRRRGRKGGKGRRGEPSMVPRPEFTSYYGRPVLNPPTWRPLDIAGYFFLGGLAGAGSVLAAGAELTGRPAMARALKVSSIAALSGSTAALIHDLGRPGRFANMLRVFKPTSPMSVGSWLLAAYGPMAGAAAASDLAGRLPRTGRAATVGAALLGPAVASYTAVLAADTAVPAWHDGYRELPYLFAGSAAMAAGGMALLASPVAENAPARGVALLGTAVETAAVKAMERRLGVVAETYREGRAGKLMRAAEALSVAGALGGALLGRRGRAAAALSGAALLAASACTRFGVFHAGMRSAEDPKYTVLPQRERLDARRERPEDD; from the coding sequence ATGAGCGAGTCGGACGTCACCCGTGACGGCATCCGGGGTGCCCGGCCGGGCCGGGACGCGCAGGTCGGCAAGGGGACGGGGGACGGCAGGCGGCGTGGCCGCAAGGGCGGGAAGGGCCGCAGGGGCGAGCCGTCGATGGTCCCCCGGCCGGAGTTCACCTCCTACTACGGGCGGCCGGTGCTCAACCCGCCCACCTGGCGCCCCCTGGACATCGCGGGCTACTTCTTCCTCGGCGGGCTCGCGGGCGCCGGGTCGGTGCTCGCGGCGGGCGCCGAGCTGACCGGCCGTCCGGCCATGGCCCGCGCGCTCAAGGTGTCCTCGATCGCCGCCCTGAGCGGCTCCACCGCCGCCCTGATCCACGACCTCGGGCGCCCCGGGCGGTTCGCCAATATGCTGCGGGTCTTCAAGCCCACCTCGCCGATGAGCGTCGGCTCATGGCTGCTGGCGGCCTACGGCCCGATGGCCGGGGCGGCCGCCGCCTCGGACCTGGCCGGGCGGCTGCCGCGCACCGGCCGGGCGGCCACGGTGGGGGCGGCGCTGCTGGGCCCGGCGGTGGCCTCGTACACGGCGGTGCTGGCCGCCGACACCGCCGTCCCCGCATGGCACGACGGCTATCGCGAACTGCCGTATCTCTTCGCCGGCTCGGCCGCCATGGCGGCGGGCGGTATGGCCCTGTTGGCCTCGCCGGTCGCCGAGAACGCCCCCGCGCGGGGCGTGGCGCTGCTCGGCACGGCGGTGGAGACCGCCGCCGTCAAGGCCATGGAACGGCGGCTCGGAGTGGTCGCCGAGACCTACCGCGAGGGCCGGGCGGGCAAGTTGATGCGCGCCGCCGAGGCGCTGTCGGTGGCGGGCGCGCTCGGCGGCGCCCTCCTCGGCCGCCGCGGCCGCGCCGCCGCGGCCCTCAGCGGCGCCGCCCTGCTGGCGGCCTCCGCGTGCACGCGTTTCGGGGTGTTCCACGCCGGGATGCGGTCGGCGGAGGACCCGAAGTACACGGTCCTGCCCCAGCGGGAGCGGCTCGACGCGCGGCGGGAGCGGCCGGAGGACGACTGA
- a CDS encoding DUF4157 domain-containing protein, which produces MRAHEHDHGHEHDESLASSKRTDPHERAEFPHLLRAAATGRTEVLGPSGMNTLQRAVGNSAVGAALQRDAEQGEEGERRSSVHDVVSSGGGEPLDTDTRGDMESRLGADFGNVRVHTGSAAHESAKEVGAHAYTVGNDVVFQRDSYDPSSHQGRTTLAHELTHVIQQRGGPVDGTEAPGGIRVSDPSDRFEQEASANAERVMAEPSPAPAPATGPESAAPSTAAPVQRQEADEDEEPADVQGAFVQRAAEGGAEEEEEAPPEG; this is translated from the coding sequence ATGCGCGCACATGAGCATGACCACGGACATGAGCACGATGAGTCCCTCGCCTCGTCGAAGCGGACGGACCCTCATGAGCGGGCGGAGTTTCCGCATCTGCTGAGGGCCGCCGCCACCGGCCGTACGGAGGTGCTCGGCCCGTCCGGGATGAACACCCTGCAGCGCGCGGTCGGCAACTCGGCCGTCGGCGCGGCGCTCCAGCGGGACGCCGAACAGGGCGAGGAGGGCGAGCGACGGTCGAGCGTCCATGACGTCGTCTCGTCCGGCGGCGGGGAGCCCCTGGACACCGACACCCGCGGCGACATGGAGTCCCGGCTCGGCGCCGATTTCGGGAACGTACGGGTGCACACCGGCTCCGCCGCGCACGAGTCGGCGAAGGAGGTCGGGGCCCACGCCTACACGGTCGGCAACGACGTGGTCTTCCAGCGGGACAGCTACGACCCGTCCTCGCATCAGGGCCGCACCACGCTCGCCCATGAGCTGACCCACGTCATCCAGCAGCGCGGCGGCCCGGTCGACGGTACGGAGGCCCCGGGCGGAATCCGGGTGAGCGATCCGTCCGACCGCTTCGAGCAGGAGGCGTCGGCCAACGCCGAACGGGTGATGGCGGAGCCGTCCCCCGCCCCGGCTCCGGCGACCGGCCCCGAGTCCGCCGCGCCGTCCACCGCGGCCCCGGTGCAGCGCCAGGAGGCGGACGAGGACGAGGAGCCGGCGGACGTCCAGGGGGCCTTCGTCCAGCGGGCCGCCGAGGGCGGGGCGGAGGAAGAGGAGGAGGCTCCGCCCGAGGGGTAG
- a CDS encoding helix-turn-helix transcriptional regulator translates to MASQLRTRPEVKVIDWDEPDAPQVVVVVLDVLDDGALRVLRQVQRTSAARGVLVTTHIDEQQLVNAAECGFVGVVRRAEATPERLVQVIGAVAKGEGRVPPDLLGSLLEQVGRLQGQVLAPNGLNFTGLAAREIEVLRLVAEGYDTADIAMKLSYSERTIKNVLHAVMTRLNLRNRSHAVAYALRQGLI, encoded by the coding sequence GTGGCCAGCCAACTGCGCACCCGGCCCGAGGTCAAGGTCATCGACTGGGACGAACCAGACGCGCCACAGGTGGTGGTCGTCGTCCTGGACGTCCTCGACGACGGCGCTCTACGCGTGTTGCGCCAGGTTCAGCGGACCAGCGCCGCGCGGGGGGTGCTGGTCACCACCCATATCGACGAACAGCAACTGGTCAACGCCGCCGAGTGCGGTTTCGTGGGAGTCGTCCGCCGTGCCGAGGCCACGCCGGAGCGGCTGGTCCAAGTGATCGGCGCGGTGGCGAAGGGCGAGGGCCGGGTCCCACCGGATCTGCTGGGCAGCCTGCTCGAGCAGGTGGGCCGGCTCCAAGGTCAAGTACTGGCGCCGAACGGGCTCAATTTCACCGGTCTGGCCGCCCGGGAGATCGAAGTGCTGCGGCTGGTCGCCGAGGGCTATGACACCGCGGATATCGCGATGAAACTCTCCTACTCCGAACGCACCATCAAAAACGTTCTGCACGCGGTCATGACGCGGCTGAATCTCCGTAACCGCTCCCATGCCGTGGCATACGCGCTCCGACAGGGATTGATTTGA
- a CDS encoding VWA domain-containing protein, with the protein MGTLTAVLLLVISAVPGAAAGKRAAAQDPAVTPAVVDEPLDPGDALTVDKKVRTPVVPPRPDVVLLVDGTGSMQPTIDNVQANLEQITTRVREQQPDSRFAVATYGDQQVDGERVFTTLQPLTDDLDAVRRGVDQLTDDRGSYSPGPAEDWINALWQISNGASGTFRESASPVVVLVGDASSHDPSKGHSLTDGINALKDGGVRVLAVDVATELGDGLNGNGDNGNGPGQNQEPTHDPDQATEVVRATGGRLFRNIDADEVAATVAEGLTNLPTTVSYQTFGCDAALSVTLDPATRQVTSGEVATFTETITVADDAPEGATVHCAVQFLLDGKPPSGRMPDDVVPARELHGRTGSPGSGTDSGTGSDTGSGTGSDGTDGSIAGAVGGAVGGTDGGGNGGLIGGAVGGVSSGSDGCGGGSIAGLAVGGAGGSDSGGDGGVIAGVLGGVIGGSGDGDGCGGEANGGSGTEGNGSDGGSVAGAIGGVVGGADGGQNAGAIGGLLGGATSGSGGENGGDQNGGQVGGQQNGGDQNGGNQNGGQQNGGQNGGPGGEDGGGDGGDDPAPEDYQQRISITVNDVTAPVVTVDDRTIEATDDNGTEVDFTATARDAVDGELPVSCAPAPGSRFPVGRTRVSCTATDSSGNTGTDTATFTVLPAPVPDEADLAVTTTVGPTPAYTGLRTGARLTLTNSGPKTARNVVVTTGWPRTEDAGDRDLSKVSRCTRAAPCTIAPGGRITVAQSAVYRTAISGELKVSVSGSPRDPHRADNTDTARVRVLQPKLTVTPKVARSGDVTVARGEDFPPGATVALRWQPGVTATRSTVRVGRGGTFEAQVLVLRKDRLGPRELRATVRGLERLEKPVLVVRRNLQPPDFAGRG; encoded by the coding sequence GTGGGCACGCTGACCGCCGTTCTGCTTCTGGTGATCAGCGCCGTACCGGGCGCGGCCGCGGGCAAGCGCGCGGCGGCCCAGGATCCGGCGGTCACCCCGGCCGTGGTGGACGAGCCGCTCGACCCGGGTGACGCGCTGACCGTGGACAAGAAGGTGCGCACCCCCGTGGTCCCGCCCCGACCGGACGTGGTGCTGCTGGTCGACGGCACCGGCAGCATGCAGCCCACCATCGACAACGTCCAGGCCAACCTGGAGCAGATCACCACCAGGGTGCGCGAACAGCAGCCCGACTCCCGCTTCGCCGTCGCCACCTACGGCGATCAACAGGTGGACGGCGAAAGGGTGTTCACGACTCTCCAGCCGCTGACGGACGACCTCGACGCCGTACGGAGGGGCGTCGATCAGCTCACCGACGACCGCGGCTCGTACAGCCCCGGGCCCGCCGAGGACTGGATCAACGCTCTGTGGCAGATCTCCAACGGGGCGAGCGGAACCTTCCGTGAGAGCGCGAGCCCCGTCGTCGTCCTCGTCGGCGACGCCTCCAGCCACGACCCCAGCAAGGGACATTCGCTCACCGATGGCATCAACGCGCTCAAGGACGGGGGTGTCCGCGTTCTCGCCGTGGACGTGGCGACCGAACTCGGCGACGGCCTGAACGGCAACGGCGACAACGGCAACGGCCCGGGCCAGAACCAGGAGCCGACACACGATCCCGATCAGGCCACCGAGGTCGTCCGGGCCACGGGCGGCAGGCTCTTCCGGAACATCGACGCCGACGAGGTGGCCGCCACGGTGGCGGAGGGGCTGACCAATCTGCCGACCACCGTCAGCTATCAGACCTTCGGCTGCGACGCCGCCCTCTCCGTCACCCTGGATCCCGCCACCCGGCAGGTGACCAGCGGGGAAGTGGCCACGTTCACCGAAACCATCACGGTGGCGGACGACGCGCCGGAGGGGGCCACGGTCCACTGCGCTGTGCAGTTCCTGCTCGACGGCAAGCCGCCGAGCGGGCGAATGCCGGACGATGTGGTACCCGCCCGGGAGCTCCACGGTCGGACCGGGAGCCCCGGCTCCGGCACGGACTCCGGAACGGGCTCCGACACGGGCTCCGGCACGGGTTCCGACGGCACCGACGGATCCATCGCCGGGGCCGTCGGGGGTGCCGTGGGCGGCACCGACGGCGGCGGGAACGGCGGACTCATCGGCGGCGCGGTCGGTGGGGTGTCGAGCGGATCCGACGGCTGCGGCGGCGGCTCGATCGCGGGCCTCGCGGTGGGCGGTGCCGGAGGCTCGGACAGCGGAGGCGACGGCGGCGTGATCGCCGGAGTGCTGGGCGGAGTCATCGGAGGCTCCGGCGACGGCGACGGCTGCGGCGGAGAAGCGAACGGCGGTTCCGGTACCGAAGGCAACGGCTCGGACGGCGGTTCCGTGGCCGGTGCCATCGGCGGGGTGGTCGGCGGAGCCGACGGCGGCCAGAACGCCGGTGCCATCGGCGGGCTGCTCGGCGGAGCCACGAGCGGGAGCGGCGGCGAGAACGGGGGCGACCAGAACGGCGGACAGGTCGGCGGCCAGCAGAACGGCGGGGACCAGAACGGCGGGAATCAAAACGGAGGACAGCAGAACGGCGGCCAGAACGGCGGCCCCGGCGGTGAAGACGGTGGCGGAGACGGTGGCGACGACCCCGCCCCCGAGGACTACCAGCAGCGCATCAGCATCACCGTCAACGATGTGACCGCCCCCGTCGTCACCGTGGACGACCGCACCATCGAGGCCACCGACGACAACGGCACCGAGGTCGACTTCACCGCCACGGCCCGGGACGCGGTCGACGGCGAACTGCCCGTCAGCTGCGCCCCGGCCCCCGGATCGCGCTTCCCCGTCGGCCGGACCCGGGTCAGCTGCACCGCCACCGACTCCTCCGGCAACACCGGTACCGATACGGCGACCTTCACCGTGCTCCCGGCCCCCGTACCGGACGAGGCGGATCTCGCCGTCACCACGACCGTCGGCCCCACACCCGCCTACACCGGGCTGAGGACCGGGGCGCGACTCACCCTCACCAACTCCGGCCCCAAGACGGCCAGGAACGTCGTGGTCACCACCGGCTGGCCCCGCACCGAGGACGCGGGCGACCGCGACCTCTCCAAGGTGTCGCGGTGCACCCGTGCCGCCCCGTGCACCATCGCGCCGGGCGGACGGATCACGGTGGCCCAGTCGGCCGTCTACCGCACGGCGATCAGCGGTGAGCTGAAGGTCTCCGTCAGCGGTTCGCCCCGCGATCCCCATCGTGCCGACAACACGGACACGGCCCGCGTCCGTGTCCTTCAGCCCAAGCTCACCGTCACCCCCAAGGTCGCCCGCTCCGGCGATGTGACGGTCGCCCGCGGCGAGGACTTCCCGCCCGGCGCCACGGTCGCACTCAGGTGGCAGCCGGGCGTCACCGCGACCCGGTCGACCGTACGGGTGGGTCGTGGCGGCACCTTCGAGGCCCAGGTTCTGGTGTTGCGCAAGGACCGGCTCGGCCCCCGCGAGCTCCGCGCCACGGTGCGGGGACTGGAGCGGCTGGAGAAGCCCGTGCTCGTCGTACGGCGCAATCTGCAACCGCCCGACTTCGCCGGCCGGGGGTGA
- a CDS encoding DUF4255 domain-containing protein has protein sequence MIHEVDEALRAMFRSDALTGGQVAVVFDAPTRDWAAKVNAPTVNLYLYDIREDMRRRERGLLNEYDEQGTIVARRRPPRYFKLSYLITAWTKRPEDEHRLLSSLLSCLLRYEALPAERLSGTLAELGVSVPMTVALPPPEDRSFADVWSALGGELKPSLDLVVSVPVTESPVYPAGPQVGEEGVRLGFSDSSTEVPGPPAPTQPMPGGANLPLYGTRRTGIASRVAEERAE, from the coding sequence GTGATCCACGAGGTCGACGAGGCGCTGCGCGCCATGTTCCGGAGCGACGCCCTGACGGGCGGCCAGGTGGCCGTGGTCTTCGACGCCCCCACCCGTGACTGGGCCGCCAAGGTCAACGCCCCCACCGTCAATCTCTATCTGTACGACATCCGCGAGGACATGCGGCGCCGGGAACGCGGTCTGCTCAATGAGTACGACGAGCAGGGCACCATCGTGGCCCGGCGCCGCCCGCCCCGCTACTTCAAGCTCTCGTACCTCATCACCGCGTGGACCAAGCGTCCCGAGGACGAGCACCGGCTGTTGTCCTCGCTGCTGTCCTGTCTGCTGCGGTACGAGGCCCTGCCCGCCGAACGGCTCTCCGGCACGCTCGCCGAACTCGGCGTGTCCGTACCCATGACGGTCGCGCTCCCACCCCCCGAGGACCGGTCGTTCGCCGATGTGTGGAGCGCGCTCGGGGGCGAACTCAAGCCCTCGCTCGACCTGGTGGTGAGCGTGCCGGTCACCGAATCGCCGGTCTATCCGGCGGGTCCGCAGGTGGGCGAGGAGGGGGTGCGCCTGGGCTTCTCCGACTCCTCAACGGAGGTCCCCGGGCCCCCGGCGCCCACCCAGCCGATGCCGGGTGGCGCCAACCTGCCGCTGTACGGCACCCGACGCACCGGCATCGCCTCCCGCGTGGCGGAAGAGCGGGCCGAATGA